The following coding sequences lie in one Euhalothece natronophila Z-M001 genomic window:
- a CDS encoding divergent PAP2 family protein — MQDVSSILGNDLLWVSLIACLLAQGLKFVIELVREGKFDARSLFTTGGMPSAHSALVASLATGVGIKEGWDSTSFAIALLFAIIVMYDAAGVRQAAGKQARLLNQIVDEFFSEKQEFNEEKLKELLGHTPLQVVVGFILGIIIAVLAYFPLS; from the coding sequence ATGCAAGATGTTTCCAGTATTCTTGGTAATGATCTCCTCTGGGTGTCGTTGATCGCTTGTTTGTTGGCGCAAGGACTCAAATTTGTGATTGAGTTAGTTCGTGAGGGAAAGTTTGATGCGCGATCGCTGTTTACTACTGGGGGAATGCCTAGCGCTCATTCGGCGTTAGTGGCTTCCTTAGCAACAGGTGTGGGAATTAAAGAGGGATGGGATAGTACCAGTTTCGCGATCGCGCTCCTTTTTGCCATTATTGTCATGTATGATGCGGCTGGAGTCCGACAAGCGGCAGGAAAACAGGCTCGACTGCTCAATCAAATAGTGGATGAATTCTTCAGCGAGAAACAAGAGTTTAATGAAGAAAAATTAAAAGAACTCTTAGGACACACACCGCTACAGGTGGTTGTTGGGTTTATCCTTGGGATTATTATTGCTGTATTAGCTTATTTTCCTTTATCTTGA
- a CDS encoding GerMN domain-containing protein — translation MQEPKKRYQFSTGFIVGLSSVLIVAGGLGAWWAWTTIRSGEAPPWVPEQLRPADQRGEEEDPPIPTEEVEIQVYWLQITETREELVGQSLTLDETSDPEIAVEKALANLMEGVDNPDYATTIPPSTELRNVSVREDGVHIDLSEDFMFGGGSVSMIGRLGQVVYTATSFDPETKVWLSVEGEPLEYLGGEGIYVPQPLTREEFNANYEL, via the coding sequence ATGCAAGAGCCAAAAAAACGTTATCAATTTTCAACAGGATTTATTGTTGGTTTGTCCAGTGTTCTGATTGTCGCCGGCGGTTTAGGCGCGTGGTGGGCTTGGACAACAATAAGAAGTGGGGAAGCGCCTCCTTGGGTGCCTGAGCAACTCAGACCAGCAGACCAAAGGGGTGAAGAGGAAGATCCCCCTATTCCCACTGAAGAAGTCGAAATACAAGTTTATTGGTTGCAAATTACCGAAACTAGAGAAGAGTTAGTCGGGCAATCACTTACGCTAGATGAGACGAGTGATCCAGAAATCGCAGTAGAAAAAGCCCTTGCCAATTTAATGGAAGGAGTAGATAATCCCGACTATGCCACTACTATTCCTCCCAGTACCGAACTACGTAATGTCAGTGTTCGCGAAGATGGCGTTCATATTGACTTATCGGAAGACTTTATGTTTGGCGGGGGTAGTGTCTCCATGATTGGCCGCTTGGGGCAAGTTGTCTATACTGCCACCAGTTTTGATCCTGAGACAAAAGTTTGGTTAAGCGTAGAAGGAGAACCATTGGAATACTTAGGGGGAGAAGGAATTTATGTTCCTCAACCCCTAACCCGAGAAGAATTTAACGCTAATTATGAACTTTAG
- a CDS encoding sigma-70 family RNA polymerase sigma factor, with translation MYPRKDVVALFSTFLQFDQEQFRGWASDPRLHRSMEKSLAAIAETSDQFWVQYWHKHWQDQSSPLARGHLSAYLQEPAYWAAYHITRSFSQLSYSLADCFQIAIAELDTVIKGFNPDKNSSLKGYARAIFNSTIKGILRQRQETDICSDWGLLRKLSQKRVKEALEQQGFSSTEIAAYTLAWHCFNENYVPEPGQKTRQLKRPEAETWSAIAQCYNNQARQNTPPMETVTQGEQLESWLLKIAKVARSYLYPTVSSTDQPISEGDNQTFADTLADANTPTPLTEIISAEEQKQREVQQGEMSLILKSAIAQLDSKQQALLDYYYHQGYTQTEIAKALNIKQYKVSRQLNKIRKTLLQNLAQWSEKTLHIQLSSNLLKEMSGVLEEWLTTHYSPIEEQATQESP, from the coding sequence ATGTATCCGCGAAAAGATGTGGTAGCTTTGTTCTCCACTTTTTTACAATTTGACCAAGAACAGTTTCGAGGCTGGGCAAGTGATCCGAGGCTTCATCGTAGTATGGAAAAGAGTCTAGCAGCGATTGCAGAAACCTCTGATCAATTTTGGGTTCAGTACTGGCATAAACATTGGCAGGATCAATCTTCACCGCTAGCCAGAGGACATTTATCCGCTTATTTACAAGAACCTGCCTACTGGGCTGCTTATCATATTACTCGTAGCTTTTCCCAGTTAAGCTATAGTTTAGCCGACTGTTTTCAAATCGCGATCGCGGAACTTGATACGGTGATTAAAGGGTTTAATCCTGACAAAAATAGTAGTCTAAAAGGATATGCCCGAGCGATTTTTAATAGCACTATTAAGGGGATATTACGCCAGCGTCAAGAAACCGATATTTGTTCGGATTGGGGATTATTACGAAAATTAAGTCAAAAGCGGGTCAAAGAAGCCTTAGAACAGCAAGGATTCTCTTCTACAGAAATCGCTGCTTATACCCTAGCGTGGCACTGTTTTAATGAAAATTATGTGCCAGAACCGGGACAGAAAACTCGGCAATTGAAACGACCTGAGGCAGAGACTTGGAGCGCGATCGCGCAATGTTATAACAACCAAGCTCGCCAAAACACGCCACCGATGGAAACAGTCACTCAAGGAGAACAGTTGGAATCATGGCTACTTAAAATTGCTAAAGTTGCCCGATCCTATCTTTATCCCACAGTTAGTTCTACTGATCAACCAATTTCTGAGGGAGATAACCAAACCTTTGCCGACACTTTAGCTGATGCTAATACGCCAACCCCCCTAACAGAAATTATCTCAGCTGAAGAACAGAAACAAAGAGAAGTGCAGCAGGGGGAAATGAGTCTTATCTTAAAAAGCGCGATCGCGCAACTAGACTCTAAACAACAAGCCCTTCTCGACTACTATTATCATCAAGGCTATACCCAAACCGAAATTGCCAAAGCCCTAAACATCAAGCAATACAAGGTTTCGCGACAACTTAACAAAATTCGGAAAACCCTGTTACAAAATTTAGCCCAGTGGAGTGAAAAGACGCTGCATATTCAACTCAGTTCCAACCTATTGAAAGAAATGAGTGGTGTTTTAGAGGAGTGGCTAACCACCCACTATTCTCCAATTGAAGAACAAGCAACCCAGGAGTCCCCATGA
- the accB gene encoding acetyl-CoA carboxylase biotin carboxyl carrier protein, producing the protein MSIDFNEIRELLNAISQADIAEFSLKSDQFELTVRKGLVSPSSETSPPPQPTPAQAPANTTSFAEESTPPPTTDKSEWEVITSPIVGTFYEAPAPGEPPFVKVGDHIQVHQTVCIVEAMKIMNEIESEVSGEVMEIAVENGEPVEFGQPLIRVKPD; encoded by the coding sequence GTGTCAATCGACTTTAACGAGATTCGTGAACTTCTAAACGCCATTTCTCAGGCAGATATTGCCGAATTTAGCCTCAAAAGTGATCAATTTGAGCTAACAGTTCGCAAGGGACTGGTGAGTCCATCATCGGAAACGTCACCTCCCCCCCAACCCACTCCAGCACAAGCCCCTGCGAATACCACCTCTTTTGCGGAAGAATCAACGCCCCCCCCAACCACTGATAAAAGCGAGTGGGAAGTGATCACCTCTCCCATTGTCGGAACTTTTTATGAAGCTCCCGCTCCGGGAGAACCGCCTTTTGTAAAAGTGGGTGATCACATTCAAGTACACCAAACTGTTTGCATTGTGGAAGCGATGAAAATTATGAATGAAATTGAATCAGAAGTATCGGGAGAAGTAATGGAAATCGCAGTTGAAAACGGTGAACCAGTGGAATTTGGCCAGCCTCTAATACGGGTGAAACCCGACTAA
- the efp gene encoding elongation factor P codes for MISTNDFRTGMTIELDGTVWRVVEFLHVKPGKGSAFVRTKLKNVKTGNIAERTFRAGETVPQATLEKRTMQHTYKEGEELVFMDMESFEEVRIPPETIGDRAKYITEGMEVGTVYWEGNILEVEIPNTVTLEVTETDPGVKGDTATGGSKPATVETGAQVMVPLFISIGERIKIDTRNDTYVGRGE; via the coding sequence ATGATATCAACTAACGATTTTAGAACGGGGATGACCATTGAATTGGATGGAACAGTTTGGCGTGTAGTGGAGTTCCTTCATGTTAAACCAGGGAAAGGCTCTGCTTTTGTTCGTACTAAGTTAAAAAATGTCAAAACGGGAAATATTGCTGAGAGAACATTTCGAGCAGGAGAAACGGTTCCCCAAGCGACATTAGAAAAACGAACTATGCAACATACTTATAAAGAAGGAGAGGAGTTGGTATTCATGGATATGGAATCTTTTGAGGAAGTGCGGATTCCCCCTGAAACCATCGGCGATCGCGCTAAGTATATCACTGAAGGCATGGAAGTAGGAACGGTTTACTGGGAAGGCAATATCCTAGAAGTAGAAATCCCCAATACAGTTACCTTAGAAGTCACTGAAACAGATCCCGGAGTTAAAGGCGATACCGCCACTGGGGGAAGTAAACCAGCAACTGTTGAAACGGGCGCACAGGTTATGGTTCCCCTATTTATTTCCATTGGTGAACGAATTAAAATTGATACTCGGAACGACACTTATGTCGGTCGAGGTGAATAA
- the crtE gene encoding geranylgeranyl diphosphate synthase CrtE, whose amino-acid sequence MTNQSACPQNLTFDLEAYLQARKAIVEKALDQSLAMGEPAKIYEAMRYSLLAGGKRLRPILCLASCELVGGTIEMAMPTACALEMIHTMSLIHDDLPAMDNDDYRRGKLTNHKKFGEDIAILAGDGLLSYAFEYIAAYTREVDPNAVLKVIAKLGHTVGATGLVGGQVVDLASENNPDISLETLEYIHTHKTGALLEACVVSGALLGGAKEEELAGLSRYAYNIGLAFQIIDDILDITATQEELGKTAGKDVAADKATYPRLLGLEASKAKADELIEGAVAEISPYGDAGIPLQALAQFIANRKN is encoded by the coding sequence ATGACAAATCAATCTGCTTGCCCACAAAACTTAACCTTTGATTTAGAAGCCTATCTCCAAGCGAGAAAAGCAATTGTCGAAAAGGCGCTGGATCAGTCTCTGGCAATGGGAGAACCTGCCAAAATTTATGAGGCAATGCGCTATTCCTTGTTAGCTGGGGGGAAACGGTTACGCCCGATTCTATGCTTGGCAAGTTGTGAGTTGGTGGGAGGAACAATAGAAATGGCGATGCCCACCGCCTGTGCCTTGGAGATGATTCATACCATGTCGCTGATTCATGATGATTTACCAGCGATGGATAATGATGATTATCGGCGGGGAAAATTGACCAATCACAAAAAATTTGGCGAAGATATTGCTATTCTCGCTGGAGATGGGTTGCTTTCTTATGCTTTTGAGTATATTGCGGCTTATACCAGAGAGGTTGATCCGAATGCAGTTTTGAAAGTTATTGCGAAATTAGGACACACTGTAGGGGCAACTGGCTTAGTGGGTGGTCAAGTGGTTGATTTAGCTTCAGAGAATAATCCTGATATTAGTTTGGAAACTTTAGAATATATTCATACCCATAAAACGGGAGCATTATTAGAGGCTTGTGTGGTTAGTGGGGCATTATTAGGGGGCGCAAAAGAGGAAGAATTAGCAGGGCTTTCTCGTTATGCTTATAATATTGGTTTGGCTTTCCAGATTATTGATGATATCCTCGACATTACGGCAACACAGGAAGAATTAGGGAAAACCGCTGGTAAAGATGTGGCTGCGGATAAAGCAACGTATCCTCGCTTGTTAGGGTTAGAAGCCTCAAAAGCAAAGGCGGATGAGTTGATTGAGGGAGCAGTTGCTGAAATTTCTCCCTATGGTGACGCTGGGATTCCTTTGCAGGCTCTGGCACAGTTTATTGCAAATCGTAAGAATTAA
- a CDS encoding MgtC/SapB family protein: protein MIDPINSVLSPISWLEVSGRLLLAATLGGIIGWDRELKRKPAGLRTNILVSLGAALIIVGTLQSGISQKDANIIGRSIQGIITGVGFIGAGAIFQQNQVVHGLTTASAIWISCALGIVSGLGLWQLGLIGVGLTIITLRVIKSLEKDQS from the coding sequence ATGATAGATCCCATAAATTCAGTACTTTCTCCCATTTCTTGGCTTGAGGTATCAGGTCGCTTACTCCTTGCCGCGACTTTAGGAGGAATTATCGGTTGGGATCGTGAGCTAAAAAGGAAACCTGCAGGACTACGGACGAATATTTTAGTAAGTTTAGGAGCCGCTTTAATAATTGTAGGAACTTTACAGAGTGGTATTAGTCAAAAAGACGCTAATATCATAGGACGTAGTATTCAGGGAATTATTACGGGCGTTGGATTTATCGGTGCAGGAGCAATTTTCCAGCAAAATCAAGTGGTTCATGGACTCACCACAGCCAGTGCAATTTGGATTTCCTGTGCTTTAGGGATTGTCAGTGGCTTAGGGCTGTGGCAATTAGGATTGATAGGCGTAGGCTTAACAATAATTACTTTGCGAGTCATTAAAAGTTTAGAAAAAGATCAATCTTGA
- a CDS encoding chloride channel protein, which translates to MVASWLKNLRLRPADQRYALLEACLIGIISALAALTLKQGIGWVGSYRVFASYEYGWFILPIAGLILGGGTGLLLQWLSPEATGGGIPQVKMVLAQLPMSLSFRSALVKMLGTIFVLGAGFTLGRRGPTVYIGAALAAQLSSWFPTSPQHRRQMIAAGAAAGLAAGFNTPIAGIVFVVEELMRDLSGFTLETAILASFTGAVVSRLLAPSDIRLPGLVSERGWEVSFIPEETPFFLLLGISTGLLGVLFNRGILFSLNFYQNLQLPFPLKIAMAGLISGSIVAMLPAFFRDNAGLRDFLITGEGGWQITAIALVAYFFLTLIAYGSGIPGGLFSPALVLGSALGYLIGVAEVSLFGLGTANTYALAGMGAMFTAVIRVPVTAIIIIFEITANFELVLPLMISCATAYVVGETLSSGSLYKQLLATKGIYLEEESKVDPILARMTAKSVMSFPVETLSADLTLDEAYQVFSRSKHHGFPIVEQGKLVSMMTESELEQYMGMRNSQESTLKDMIMARPVTVSPLASLQEVLYLLNRYQLSHLPVTKNQRLLGIITRSDIIRAELEALNDNGNGQTSAVEQRLVSEPSYVIYQTRSPAVGKGRILLPLANPDSVVILTAISRSFAHFRRGELELLNLIKVSRKIPPHQVWVNPIPGRELLQKAEALIQQEDIPVHTQLRTTHNVSEAILEVIEERKISLLVMGWKGTKNVITGRLFGNLAEKIVRRAPCDVVFIKPKEDVKLTDLSASQRWLIPIAFQEGKADKLLELLPQLSAFAHDPDFILCPVDQSEPIPEITSKWSKKLQAPVQSIPISAQSRENGVLQLAKEKECDVIVLVTTLKRASRSLTLEPTFENNLPAMIAKRFHSTVILVRPS; encoded by the coding sequence ATGGTTGCTTCTTGGCTTAAAAATCTACGCTTACGCCCAGCTGATCAACGGTATGCCCTTTTAGAAGCCTGTTTAATTGGAATCATTTCCGCACTGGCTGCCTTAACCCTAAAACAGGGCATTGGCTGGGTAGGTAGCTATCGAGTTTTTGCTTCTTATGAATATGGCTGGTTTATTCTCCCAATAGCTGGGTTGATTTTGGGGGGGGGAACTGGATTGTTATTACAATGGTTATCCCCGGAAGCAACTGGTGGTGGGATTCCTCAGGTCAAAATGGTTTTGGCACAATTGCCAATGTCTTTGTCTTTTCGGTCGGCATTGGTCAAGATGCTAGGGACAATTTTTGTTTTAGGGGCAGGGTTTACCCTCGGAAGACGGGGGCCAACAGTGTATATTGGGGCTGCTTTAGCCGCCCAGTTAAGTTCTTGGTTTCCCACTTCCCCTCAACATCGTCGCCAAATGATTGCCGCTGGAGCTGCCGCAGGATTAGCCGCAGGATTTAATACTCCCATTGCAGGAATTGTCTTTGTGGTAGAAGAGTTGATGCGAGATCTTTCTGGGTTTACCCTAGAAACTGCAATTCTTGCCTCTTTTACTGGGGCGGTAGTGTCACGACTCTTAGCCCCAAGTGACATCAGGCTTCCCGGCTTGGTATCAGAAAGGGGATGGGAAGTGAGTTTTATTCCTGAGGAAACTCCTTTTTTTTTATTACTCGGAATTAGTACAGGGTTATTGGGAGTATTATTTAATCGGGGGATTTTATTTAGCCTCAACTTTTATCAAAATCTACAATTGCCCTTTCCGTTGAAAATTGCCATGGCGGGGTTAATTTCTGGCTCAATTGTTGCCATGCTACCAGCTTTTTTTCGGGATAATGCAGGATTAAGAGATTTTTTAATTACGGGAGAAGGGGGCTGGCAAATAACTGCGATCGCGCTCGTTGCCTATTTCTTTCTGACTCTCATTGCCTATGGTTCAGGCATTCCAGGTGGCTTATTTTCACCAGCGCTGGTTTTAGGATCAGCATTGGGTTATCTCATTGGCGTAGCAGAAGTTTCCCTATTTGGCTTAGGGACAGCAAATACTTATGCCTTAGCTGGCATGGGAGCGATGTTTACGGCAGTTATCCGAGTGCCTGTTACTGCAATTATTATTATTTTTGAGATCACAGCTAACTTTGAATTAGTCCTGCCCTTAATGATTAGTTGTGCTACTGCTTATGTCGTGGGAGAAACTCTTTCTAGTGGGTCGCTTTATAAGCAGTTACTCGCGACGAAAGGCATTTATTTAGAGGAAGAAAGCAAAGTTGATCCGATATTGGCTCGAATGACGGCTAAAAGCGTTATGAGTTTTCCTGTAGAAACCCTTTCTGCAGATTTAACTTTAGATGAAGCCTATCAGGTTTTTTCTCGCTCTAAACATCATGGATTTCCCATAGTGGAGCAAGGGAAGTTAGTGAGCATGATGACTGAAAGTGAGTTGGAGCAATATATGGGAATGAGAAATTCCCAAGAATCGACTCTCAAAGACATGATTATGGCGCGACCAGTGACAGTGAGTCCCCTAGCTTCCTTACAAGAAGTTCTTTACCTTCTCAATCGCTATCAACTCTCTCATCTTCCTGTGACGAAAAACCAAAGATTACTCGGAATTATTACCCGTAGTGATATTATTCGCGCTGAACTCGAAGCATTAAACGATAATGGTAATGGTCAAACTTCGGCAGTAGAACAGCGTTTGGTTAGTGAACCTTCTTATGTCATTTATCAAACGCGATCGCCGGCAGTAGGAAAAGGACGAATTTTACTCCCTCTAGCAAACCCTGATTCCGTTGTTATTTTAACAGCAATTAGTCGCTCCTTTGCTCACTTTCGACGAGGAGAATTAGAATTACTTAACTTAATTAAAGTTTCTCGTAAAATTCCTCCCCATCAGGTGTGGGTTAATCCCATTCCAGGGAGGGAGTTATTACAAAAAGCAGAAGCCCTCATACAACAAGAAGATATTCCTGTTCATACTCAACTAAGAACAACTCATAATGTGAGTGAGGCAATTTTAGAGGTAATTGAAGAACGGAAAATTTCCTTATTGGTGATGGGTTGGAAGGGAACAAAAAATGTCATTACGGGGCGGCTGTTTGGTAATCTTGCGGAAAAAATTGTCCGACGTGCCCCCTGTGATGTAGTTTTTATTAAACCGAAAGAAGATGTTAAACTCACTGATTTATCCGCATCGCAACGTTGGCTGATTCCCATCGCCTTTCAGGAAGGAAAAGCAGACAAACTCTTAGAGCTACTTCCCCAATTAAGTGCCTTTGCTCATGATCCTGATTTTATTCTCTGTCCAGTGGATCAATCTGAACCGATCCCAGAAATTACGTCTAAATGGAGCAAAAAATTACAAGCTCCTGTGCAGAGTATTCCTATTTCTGCTCAGTCTAGAGAAAATGGCGTTTTACAATTAGCCAAAGAGAAAGAGTGTGATGTAATTGTTTTAGTAACCACCTTAAAACGAGCTTCCCGTTCTTTAACCCTCGAACCTACCTTTGAAAATAATTTACCTGCGATGATTGCGAAACGTTTTCACAGTACAGTGATTTTAGTGCGTCCAAGTTAA
- a CDS encoding DUF1822 family protein gives MNTDILSLAQPGQIELEISNPTQHAAQQRTQNLVYQKEKWQAYLNQLTLDSVISWLQEEVETVISVSSQASLLSSWTLVHGTAITLNQKRLILIPSEAIDRGELRVPQEWIDIPNWAGDYYFAITVSPDDNRIQIWGYTTHLQLKEEGEYDNYHRYYVLNADQIFDDVSAFWVAQELCPQETTRAVIPSLPQLSMEQAENLLQRLSTSKTPEPRLAIPFNTWGALLSHDGWRQRLYERRQGLPEQRSILQWLESGVSQLAQQLGWRQLDWQSEFAGARGSTSPSVPTAFCRPITIQNHSYELQVMPIGNPAERVWRFQLQPTVIGEMIPAGFTLRLLSEDLQPFENNEASTSTPTESLYIDVAMAENEGIIWETEPQAEGYEREILRF, from the coding sequence ATGAATACTGATATCCTATCCCTAGCCCAACCCGGTCAAATTGAACTAGAAATTTCTAACCCGACTCAACACGCAGCCCAGCAGAGAACTCAAAACCTTGTCTATCAAAAAGAAAAGTGGCAAGCCTACCTTAATCAACTGACCCTTGACTCAGTTATTTCTTGGTTACAAGAAGAGGTCGAAACAGTTATTTCTGTCTCCTCTCAAGCATCACTCCTGAGTAGTTGGACACTCGTCCATGGCACTGCCATTACCCTTAATCAAAAGCGTCTCATCCTTATTCCCAGTGAAGCCATTGATAGGGGAGAACTAAGAGTTCCGCAAGAATGGATAGATATTCCCAATTGGGCTGGAGATTATTATTTTGCAATAACAGTTAGCCCTGATGACAACCGAATCCAAATTTGGGGTTATACAACTCATCTTCAACTTAAAGAAGAGGGAGAATATGATAATTATCATCGCTATTATGTCTTAAATGCTGACCAAATCTTCGATGATGTGAGCGCCTTTTGGGTAGCCCAAGAATTATGCCCTCAAGAAACCACTCGTGCGGTGATTCCTTCCTTACCCCAGCTTTCTATGGAACAAGCAGAAAACCTTTTGCAGCGCCTCAGTACCTCTAAAACACCAGAACCACGCCTTGCGATTCCCTTCAATACTTGGGGGGCTTTACTCTCCCATGATGGGTGGCGACAACGGTTATATGAGCGCCGTCAGGGATTACCAGAACAGCGTTCTATATTACAATGGTTAGAGTCGGGAGTTTCACAACTGGCCCAGCAACTCGGTTGGCGACAACTAGACTGGCAATCGGAGTTTGCAGGGGCAAGAGGAAGCACCTCACCATCAGTACCCACAGCATTTTGTCGCCCTATCACCATTCAAAATCACTCTTATGAATTACAAGTGATGCCAATTGGTAATCCAGCAGAGAGAGTTTGGCGTTTTCAACTGCAGCCAACAGTCATCGGAGAAATGATTCCAGCAGGGTTTACCTTGCGACTATTAAGTGAAGATTTACAACCCTTTGAAAATAATGAAGCTAGTACAAGTACCCCAACTGAAAGCCTCTATATTGACGTGGCAATGGCAGAGAATGAAGGGATTATTTGGGAAACTGAACCACAAGCAGAGGGCTATGAGCGGGAAATTTTAAGGTTTTAA
- the psb28 gene encoding photosystem II reaction center protein Psb28, with protein MSEAVPTIEFFEGLPEQVSDVRLRKEKSTGMRNVLMIFEELEAIERFNSFRQKFSKAMNLTDSEGTISVEPDSLRFIYGGPEGDELQRVECSFVIEQEDHWERFMRFMERYAEANEMAYQDKGK; from the coding sequence ATGTCAGAAGCTGTCCCCACCATTGAATTTTTTGAAGGTCTCCCAGAACAAGTAAGTGATGTGCGCTTACGGAAAGAAAAATCTACAGGAATGCGAAATGTCTTGATGATTTTTGAGGAACTAGAGGCTATAGAACGGTTTAATAGCTTTCGGCAAAAGTTTTCTAAGGCTATGAATTTAACCGATTCAGAAGGGACAATTTCGGTTGAGCCTGATTCGTTACGCTTTATTTATGGGGGGCCAGAAGGGGATGAGTTGCAGCGAGTGGAATGTTCTTTTGTCATTGAACAAGAAGACCATTGGGAACGCTTCATGCGCTTTATGGAACGTTATGCTGAAGCTAATGAAATGGCATATCAAGATAAAGGAAAATAA
- the folD gene encoding bifunctional methylenetetrahydrofolate dehydrogenase/methenyltetrahydrofolate cyclohydrolase FolD, which yields MNAPMAEKLDGKALAQKIQGELKQRVETLQPQAGRSPGLAVLMVGDDPASAVYVRNKEKACEKVGITSFGQHFPSDTTQEELEARITELNQDSRVDGILVQLPLPEHLDAIQALYKIAPEKDVDGLHPTNLGQLVRGEKGLKSCTPAGVMRLLETYNLTIKGKRALVIGRSILVGKPLALMLLAANATVSMAHGKTSQDDLRELSQKADILCVAVGKANLITPDMVKPDAVVIDIGMNRIEDENGKKRLIGDVDYAGVATKASYITPVPGGVGPMTVTMLLENTVRSFENRFFND from the coding sequence ATGAATGCTCCAATGGCTGAAAAATTAGATGGAAAAGCCCTTGCTCAAAAAATTCAAGGGGAACTCAAACAACGAGTAGAAACACTACAACCGCAAGCAGGAAGATCCCCAGGTTTAGCGGTTTTAATGGTGGGAGATGACCCTGCTAGTGCTGTGTATGTCCGCAATAAAGAGAAAGCCTGTGAAAAGGTGGGCATCACTTCGTTTGGTCAGCATTTCCCCAGTGATACCACCCAAGAGGAACTAGAAGCCAGAATTACTGAACTAAACCAAGATTCTCGCGTTGATGGCATTTTAGTACAACTTCCCCTTCCTGAGCATCTTGATGCTATTCAAGCCCTTTATAAAATTGCCCCTGAAAAAGATGTCGATGGCTTACACCCGACTAATTTAGGGCAATTAGTGCGTGGGGAAAAAGGTTTAAAAAGTTGTACGCCTGCTGGGGTAATGCGTTTATTAGAAACTTATAACCTGACCATCAAAGGAAAAAGGGCTTTGGTGATTGGGCGTAGTATTCTTGTGGGTAAACCCCTTGCGTTGATGCTACTAGCGGCGAATGCGACAGTAAGTATGGCTCATGGTAAAACCTCCCAAGATGACTTACGGGAATTAAGTCAAAAAGCTGATATTTTATGTGTGGCAGTGGGAAAAGCTAATCTCATTACCCCAGATATGGTGAAACCTGATGCTGTGGTAATTGATATTGGCATGAATCGTATTGAAGATGAAAATGGGAAAAAACGCCTCATTGGTGATGTAGATTATGCAGGGGTTGCCACTAAGGCAAGTTATATTACGCCTGTTCCGGGAGGGGTCGGCCCAATGACGGTGACGATGTTGTTAGAAAATACGGTTCGCAGTTTTGAAAATCGTTTTTTTAATGATTGA